Proteins encoded in a region of the Spirochaeta lutea genome:
- a CDS encoding GNAT family N-acetyltransferase, producing MQVRLTRELLDQVVFGMENQELNFFLDMETGEILSFDEGQTDTILEDPESKRYVPIPEWTSTDGYNLMEKFVAGLRNPLARERLRAILQAGRRVFRQFKDTLREHREVERLWFRFKEQEMRDVVLDWYANLMETWGIEYEEPDFEDTQVLVFDDFDFRPAILSGEDSNAVWKEITSWDRQAFFDAYPTSVEAEFWYNRFRGPQPVGHYAQANAEGQAPQGPQDDFLLRLMTPGNELAAFAWGQYEEIQPGRRWLFIKQLYVLVEYRGLGIAKALIGQIFECRDPVEKIILELPGNADILGNFLEDQGFRTSAAVWICGE from the coding sequence ATGCAGGTGAGATTAACCAGAGAACTACTTGATCAAGTGGTGTTCGGTATGGAAAACCAGGAACTGAACTTTTTCCTGGATATGGAGACCGGGGAAATTCTGAGCTTCGATGAGGGCCAGACGGACACCATCCTTGAAGACCCTGAATCAAAACGGTATGTTCCCATCCCGGAATGGACCAGCACCGACGGCTACAATCTCATGGAGAAATTCGTAGCGGGCCTTCGCAACCCCCTTGCCCGGGAGCGGCTCCGTGCCATCCTGCAGGCCGGACGGAGGGTTTTTCGACAATTCAAGGACACCCTACGGGAGCACCGCGAGGTCGAGCGTCTCTGGTTCCGATTTAAAGAGCAGGAGATGCGGGATGTCGTGCTGGATTGGTACGCCAATCTCATGGAAACCTGGGGGATAGAGTATGAGGAACCGGATTTTGAGGATACCCAGGTTCTGGTTTTTGACGACTTTGATTTCAGGCCGGCCATTCTTTCCGGGGAGGATTCCAATGCTGTGTGGAAGGAGATTACCTCCTGGGACCGCCAAGCCTTCTTTGATGCCTATCCCACTTCCGTGGAGGCTGAGTTCTGGTACAACCGCTTCCGGGGGCCCCAGCCCGTCGGCCATTATGCACAAGCCAATGCCGAAGGCCAAGCCCCGCAGGGCCCCCAGGACGACTTCCTGCTGCGCCTGATGACCCCCGGGAACGAACTGGCCGCCTTCGCCTGGGGCCAGTATGAAGAGATTCAGCCCGGCCGGCGGTGGCTTTTTATCAAGCAACTCTATGTACTAGTAGAATATCGCGGATTAGGCATTGCCAAGGCCCTGATCGGACAGATCTTTGAATGCCGGGATCCGGTGGAGAAGATCATCCTCGAGCTTCCTGGTAATGCCGATATCCTGGGAAACTTTCTGGAGGATCAGGGATTCCGCACCTCCGCGGCCGTTTGGATCTGCGGGGAATAG